Below is a genomic region from Sinorhizobium meliloti.
GCGCACGCCTCTTATCGGCGGTGCATTGTGACTCTCTAGATCGAAGGTCCCTCGTTCTGCACCCTGCAGCACGCGCTTCAAGTAACGCTGCCCGGTGGCAGTCTTGACGGCCGCTTCCCAGCCCAAGACCTCCTCCACGACTACACCTTGGCGCCAGCAGATGATGATATCGCCGTCGTCGTAGCGAGGCCACATGGACTCGCCGGTCACCTCGAAAGCTATCGCGTCAGGGGGCAGCGGGAACGGCGTTTCGATTTCATAAAGCCCTTCAGGCGGGATCTGCTCTTCCTCCGGCAAAATTTCGGCTCCTGCTCCGATCCGGCCCATTACCCCAACTACATTGGGTGCTTTGACCGGCGCTTTTGCGAGGATGTCCTGCGCCGCCACATCGAATGCGTGTGCGAACAAGTTGAGGTTCTTGACCGAAAGGTTCCGCTCGCCGTTTTCGAGCCGCGACACATAGGACACGGAGAGGCCGGTCCTCTCTGCCAAATCTTCGATGGTCATGCTGCGTTCGTTGCGGAGTTCGTTTATGCGGTTTGGGTAACTTTTGTCCATATGGCAAATTTCCAAAGTTTGACAAAGAACTCCATGGCCATATAG
It encodes:
- a CDS encoding XRE family transcriptional regulator translates to MDKSYPNRINELRNERSMTIEDLAERTGLSVSYVSRLENGERNLSVKNLNLFAHAFDVAAQDILAKAPVKAPNVVGVMGRIGAGAEILPEEEQIPPEGLYEIETPFPLPPDAIAFEVTGESMWPRYDDGDIIICWRQGVVVEEVLGWEAAVKTATGQRYLKRVLQGAERGTFDLESHNAPPIRGVRLVWVAAIQSVIRSGQWKKLTPSARQRMVQKMTASG